Proteins from a genomic interval of Granulicella sp. L56:
- a CDS encoding glycoside hydrolase family 2 protein produces the protein MCSSVRYAALLVLLLASAARAAKTETQYLSGHGKDDPIQWEFKADKGQNAGKWSTIGVPSNWELQGFGIYTYGRVKPADGFPRVHGIYKRTFATPANWRDKTVFIDFEGVMTDTQVTINGQSAGPMHQGGYYAFKYDITSLLKPAGQKNEIQVDVDDESADASVNRAERRGDFWNYGGIFRPVFLEAVPKTFVDHLVINATAVGALGVDVRLSDTRPTIAPDGPAASVEMQVLDLNGKPVGDPVTLKNVALNATAHLSETVPNPRLWTAETPNLYELEVRLKLGDAVVHTVHQKFGFRTIELRPGQGMFVNGNRVFLKGFARHSFWPDSGRTTSVQISREDINLIKEMNGNAVRSSHYPPDDHFLDACDELGLYVLDELTGWQAHYDTGIGHKLVKELVEHDVNHPSILFWDNGNEGGFNFDLDGDFAKYDPEKRIVLHPWAAYPAGIADTKHYPSYELLQQKLAADPVFFPTEMLHGLYDGGAGAGLQDYWDAILKSKAGAGGFIWSFVDEDVKRTDKGGILDSQGNMAPDGILGPYREREASFYTAKQLWSPIIVRPLDANSHSFTVTNRYSFLNADQCTYEWQTIAFRQPSEAASGSVVLASRTDHGRSLAPGMSATWDGWGPPATTTRRATKSPDATRLIIRDGTGRVIQTYVWPTEALKSRLDQAEQSVTGAKPATTESSDILTATAGDLSLRISKTNGLLVSVSRQGKSFSLANGPRVVAMGPRLDPPRRQKPSDPPPPPPLPPPAVAPDSKLTSLTHATDGNDLVIIAAFDGPMKSLTYRLKPSGWLSIDYVYSISGPQEYFGIGFDYPEANVKSMRFLGEGPAPVYKNRLAGGTLDVWNRPYNNTMDGDPDDLKPGEHFNYPLFKGFYSGVRWLQLNTSEGPITAMVNQHHDSPIYVQVFTPKTPPPNLVGQTAVPFPHAGVSFLYAIPAIGSKFGSPKSSGPMGQPAIAKGEYKGHISLYFGKLPAR, from the coding sequence ATGTGTTCGTCAGTTCGCTATGCTGCTTTATTGGTCCTTCTTCTGGCTTCAGCAGCACGCGCCGCGAAGACTGAAACTCAGTATCTCTCCGGCCATGGCAAGGACGACCCCATCCAGTGGGAGTTCAAGGCCGACAAGGGCCAAAATGCCGGCAAATGGTCCACCATCGGTGTCCCCTCCAACTGGGAGCTGCAGGGCTTCGGCATCTACACCTACGGTCGGGTGAAACCGGCGGACGGGTTCCCTCGCGTTCATGGCATCTACAAGCGCACCTTTGCGACGCCTGCGAACTGGCGAGACAAAACCGTCTTCATCGACTTCGAAGGCGTTATGACCGATACCCAGGTCACGATCAACGGTCAATCCGCCGGTCCCATGCATCAGGGCGGCTACTATGCCTTTAAATACGACATCACGAGTCTCCTCAAACCCGCCGGTCAGAAGAATGAGATCCAGGTGGATGTCGACGACGAGTCCGCGGATGCTTCCGTCAATCGCGCCGAGCGTCGCGGCGATTTCTGGAACTACGGTGGCATCTTCCGCCCCGTCTTTCTCGAGGCTGTCCCCAAGACGTTTGTCGATCACCTTGTCATCAACGCAACCGCGGTGGGCGCTCTGGGTGTCGATGTCAGGCTCTCCGATACGCGACCGACAATAGCCCCAGACGGCCCCGCAGCCTCTGTCGAGATGCAGGTACTCGATTTGAACGGCAAGCCTGTTGGCGATCCGGTCACCCTGAAGAACGTGGCCCTCAATGCAACCGCCCATCTCTCCGAAACAGTCCCCAACCCGCGGCTCTGGACAGCCGAGACACCGAACCTCTACGAACTTGAAGTGCGGCTGAAGTTAGGCGATGCCGTGGTGCATACCGTACATCAGAAGTTCGGATTCCGCACCATCGAGCTCCGCCCCGGGCAAGGCATGTTCGTCAACGGCAACCGTGTCTTCCTCAAGGGATTTGCCCGCCACTCCTTCTGGCCCGATTCCGGCCGCACCACCTCCGTGCAGATCTCCCGTGAAGACATCAACCTCATCAAGGAAATGAACGGCAACGCAGTCCGTTCCAGCCACTATCCCCCCGACGACCACTTCCTCGATGCTTGCGACGAACTCGGCCTCTACGTCCTCGACGAGCTCACCGGCTGGCAGGCGCACTACGACACCGGCATCGGCCACAAGCTGGTAAAGGAGTTGGTCGAGCACGACGTCAACCACCCATCCATCCTCTTCTGGGATAACGGCAACGAAGGCGGCTTCAACTTCGATCTCGACGGCGACTTCGCAAAGTACGACCCCGAGAAGCGCATTGTGCTGCACCCGTGGGCGGCCTATCCTGCGGGTATCGCCGACACGAAGCACTATCCGAGCTATGAGCTGTTGCAGCAGAAGCTCGCCGCCGATCCCGTCTTCTTTCCCACCGAGATGCTGCACGGCCTCTATGATGGCGGCGCCGGCGCAGGACTACAGGACTATTGGGACGCCATTCTCAAGAGCAAGGCTGGCGCTGGCGGATTCATCTGGTCGTTTGTGGATGAAGATGTGAAGCGCACGGACAAGGGCGGCATTCTCGACTCCCAGGGAAACATGGCCCCCGATGGCATCCTCGGCCCGTATCGCGAGCGCGAGGCCAGCTTCTATACCGCCAAACAGCTCTGGTCGCCGATCATCGTGAGGCCGCTTGACGCCAACTCGCATTCCTTCACCGTAACCAACCGCTACTCTTTCCTCAACGCCGACCAATGCACCTACGAATGGCAGACGATCGCCTTTCGCCAACCTAGTGAGGCAGCTTCCGGTTCTGTGGTGCTGGCATCGCGGACCGATCACGGCCGATCCCTCGCGCCGGGCATGTCGGCAACGTGGGATGGGTGGGGACCGCCTGCTACCACGACTCGCAGAGCAACGAAGAGTCCCGATGCTACGCGACTCATTATTAGGGATGGCACGGGCCGCGTGATTCAGACCTACGTCTGGCCCACCGAAGCTCTCAAGAGCCGACTAGACCAGGCGGAGCAGTCCGTCACTGGCGCAAAGCCCGCCACAACCGAATCCAGTGACATACTCACTGCGACTGCCGGCGACTTGTCGTTGCGGATCAGCAAAACCAACGGCCTGCTGGTCTCTGTCTCTCGGCAGGGCAAGTCCTTCTCGCTCGCCAACGGCCCCCGCGTAGTAGCGATGGGACCCCGGCTCGATCCTCCGCGCAGGCAAAAGCCGTCGGATCCGCCTCCTCCTCCCCCACTCCCGCCCCCTGCCGTCGCGCCGGACTCCAAGCTCACCTCGTTGACCCACGCAACCGACGGCAACGATCTCGTCATCATCGCAGCCTTCGACGGCCCGATGAAATCGCTAACCTACCGTCTCAAGCCCAGCGGCTGGCTGTCGATCGACTACGTCTACTCCATCAGCGGCCCACAGGAATACTTCGGCATCGGCTTCGACTATCCCGAAGCCAACGTAAAAAGCATGCGGTTCCTCGGCGAAGGACCTGCCCCCGTCTATAAAAATCGCCTCGCTGGCGGCACTCTCGACGTCTGGAATAGGCCCTATAACAACACCATGGACGGAGATCCGGACGACCTCAAGCCCGGAGAGCACTTCAACTACCCGCTCTTCAAGGGGTTCTACTCAGGCGTGCGCTGGCTGCAACTCAATACATCGGAAGGCCCGATCACTGCGATGGTGAACCAGCATCATGACTCACCAATCTACGTGCAGGTCTTTACTCCGAAGACCCCTCCCCCGAACCTGGTAGGACAGACCGCCGTGCCGTTCCCGCATGCCGGAGTCTCCTTCCTCTATGCCATTCCAGCGATCGGCAGCAAGTTCGGGAGTCCGAAGTCCAGTGGCCCCATGGGGCAGCCGGCGATTGCCAAAGGGGAGTACAAGGGCCACATCAGTCTGTACTTTGGAAAGTTGCCGGCACGGTAA
- a CDS encoding alpha-N-arabinofuranosidase, whose amino-acid sequence MPMTRREFVASSVAGAALMQQKMMALAPTGDLRVTVDATKIGEPVNPLVFGGYMEPATTRVWAEMLIDRKFARSVTDTAPPRPGFNTGRVQLHYWKPLGSAAAVEMDTINPFVGEHSPRIKLDGTEAHGIQQEGLRLGKDKSYVGRIYLAGDPGAKIVVRLVWGPGASDSKAIPVSSLTHEYRKVPLNFTSPVDTQDARLEIVGTGSGSFHIGTVSLMPSDNVQGFHAGMVKLYKDAGYAMAKWPGGNFVSQYDWRDGLGDRDKRPPRSRESNDVGIHEFMAFCKLLGAEPYLAIDSGYGDDFSAAQEVEYVNGPAATPMGKLRAANGHPEPFKVRLWCIGNEMYGFWQAGHMSLNQYCEKHNRIVKAMKKVDPTIKVTSAGATPAEISMMTQENKQFIPNMWWPPFPNDLPYKFEGTNDWDYWMLKNGADYIDHISEHTYAYPELSFDAKKQLFVDLHDPLQTQARRMTNRMGQAFESWDYYLEKMPSLKSKNIKFIFDEWGTRFPNAAGTGMSRRTGMVMPMSFALFLHEMFRHSDMIAASTPTSAFSLIVTDQTGDAVGWTAAGLVIKLMRAHFAGALPVQLGGNSPQPLISGTAFLDRGTKPTGSPTYPLDVVAAFSGDRKKFILSVVNPTVNAQEFAPQISGVKLHGMGKLWQLAAPSVDAENEPGKDPVVKIVESAQTALPSKVQVPPISVNVYEFDVENG is encoded by the coding sequence ATGCCGATGACCCGGCGGGAGTTTGTGGCATCGTCTGTGGCAGGTGCCGCGTTGATGCAGCAGAAGATGATGGCGCTGGCACCAACAGGAGACTTGCGGGTTACGGTCGATGCGACCAAGATCGGCGAGCCGGTCAATCCGCTCGTTTTCGGTGGGTACATGGAGCCGGCAACCACACGCGTATGGGCTGAGATGCTCATCGACAGAAAGTTTGCCCGCTCCGTTACCGACACTGCGCCACCACGGCCGGGTTTCAACACGGGCCGCGTCCAGTTGCACTATTGGAAACCCCTTGGGTCGGCGGCAGCCGTGGAGATGGACACAATCAATCCGTTCGTCGGCGAGCACAGCCCCCGCATCAAGCTGGATGGGACTGAAGCGCACGGCATCCAGCAGGAAGGGCTGCGGCTTGGCAAGGACAAGTCCTATGTAGGCCGAATTTATCTTGCGGGCGATCCTGGAGCAAAGATCGTGGTCCGGCTGGTGTGGGGACCCGGCGCAAGCGATTCGAAAGCTATACCGGTCTCTTCCCTTACGCATGAGTACCGCAAGGTCCCATTGAACTTCACATCGCCGGTGGATACACAGGATGCACGGTTGGAGATTGTGGGAACAGGCAGTGGTAGCTTCCACATTGGCACTGTTTCCTTGATGCCCTCCGATAACGTGCAGGGCTTCCATGCCGGAATGGTCAAGCTCTATAAGGATGCAGGATATGCCATGGCCAAGTGGCCAGGAGGGAACTTCGTTTCGCAGTACGACTGGCGCGATGGTCTGGGTGATCGTGACAAGCGGCCACCCCGCTCCAGGGAATCAAACGATGTCGGCATCCACGAATTTATGGCGTTCTGCAAGCTGCTTGGAGCCGAACCATATCTCGCAATCGACAGTGGTTACGGCGACGACTTCTCTGCCGCTCAGGAAGTCGAGTACGTGAACGGCCCTGCTGCCACGCCGATGGGCAAACTGCGCGCGGCCAATGGGCATCCCGAGCCGTTCAAGGTTCGCCTGTGGTGCATCGGCAACGAGATGTATGGATTCTGGCAGGCTGGCCACATGTCTCTGAACCAGTACTGCGAGAAGCACAACAGGATCGTCAAAGCGATGAAGAAGGTGGATCCGACCATCAAGGTGACGTCCGCCGGCGCAACGCCCGCTGAGATCTCCATGATGACCCAGGAGAACAAGCAATTCATCCCGAACATGTGGTGGCCTCCCTTTCCCAACGATTTGCCGTACAAGTTCGAAGGCACCAATGATTGGGATTATTGGATGCTCAAGAACGGCGCGGATTACATCGATCACATCTCGGAACACACGTACGCCTATCCTGAACTGTCGTTCGATGCAAAAAAGCAGCTCTTCGTCGATCTCCACGATCCGTTGCAAACGCAGGCTCGGCGCATGACGAATCGTATGGGGCAGGCCTTTGAGTCGTGGGACTACTATCTGGAAAAGATGCCGTCACTCAAGTCGAAAAATATCAAGTTCATTTTCGATGAGTGGGGCACTCGCTTCCCCAACGCGGCGGGAACTGGAATGTCGCGGCGAACCGGGATGGTGATGCCAATGAGTTTCGCGCTATTTCTGCACGAAATGTTCCGTCACTCGGATATGATCGCGGCCAGTACTCCAACATCGGCATTCTCGCTGATCGTCACCGATCAAACGGGCGATGCTGTGGGCTGGACTGCCGCAGGACTGGTGATCAAGCTCATGCGGGCTCACTTCGCCGGTGCACTTCCTGTACAACTTGGCGGCAACTCACCTCAGCCGCTAATCAGCGGGACAGCATTCCTGGATAGGGGAACCAAACCCACGGGGAGCCCCACTTATCCATTGGACGTTGTCGCAGCTTTCTCGGGAGACCGGAAGAAGTTCATTCTTTCGGTAGTCAATCCCACGGTAAATGCACAAGAATTCGCGCCTCAAATCAGTGGGGTGAAATTGCACGGGATGGGCAAGTTGTGGCAACTGGCAGCGCCCAGCGTGGATGCGGAGAATGAGCCGGGCAAAGATCCTGTCGTCAAAATCGTTGAGAGCGCGCAGACCGCACTTCCAAGCAAGGTGCAGGTTCCACCCATCAGTGTTAATGTCTACGAATTCGACGTCGAGAATGGGTGA
- a CDS encoding carboxypeptidase regulatory-like domain-containing protein, with the protein MSKGFINVIWSKSLQLCEMTAFVLLLVFGIFAGTMQAQDYRAKLTVTVVDGSGAIVPNAALELERGSTKTVTPAKTDAGGNFTFLFLEPDTYTVKASAPSFSTAEVTNIILQSYAATNVSLTLRVATASSQVTVTSSGALLQTETASRAWNIDHQSIELLPIPNGNPVMLGADLPGVYMRPLGIYTDPWTVTSQYLINGGLMYLNEFQIDGSPNDAELGSNTYAYTPPAYAVGEFTVNANTYDAQYGHTSGGVINMTTMSGTSKIHGMGWMSLRRTGWNANLSQNKYQNSINNTNVNKRPFNSQTQLGGEVDGPLVIPWLVSRTSQIKPFYFVAFDHYTELLPRGLLLSYPTAKMRTGDFSELLNDPTGFQSITINDPTTTHLDPVSGHYVRDPFPGNIIPQSRINPIAAAVAKVFPTVGNSPAGQRIGANDLSIPNNYYNWHFRNWLGRLDVNVGDKYKFFIRPDYADFTEVSNAGGIVGPGENGGQFSRASKGFLIDFVDAINPTTVLNVRYGYQFFRVLWTSPANTGFDLTSLGLPSSFTQQLQQPALFGNYGFQGYSPAGWFANVEDTGTRSLEGSITKSAGKHNIHLGWDTRLTHFTFINPGAYTFTSNNDLTSADWTDTSSQSTSGDGFATFLLGTPSTGNTSINASELISTYYIAPWVQDDWKVTSRLTLNLGFRWDVLTAPTDHNNALNVGFDPNIPNAIQSQISPGVISQLPQASNLTGGLLFAGVNGNSRSPFATVYHNFQPRFGMSWSPINRLVLRGGYGLFYTNFETNGMIQQLGFSTNTNLTTSNDGGKTTIPNVLDNPYPNGLQQPHGSALGTLTGIGQTITTYNRNYKIPSANEFSFGLQFQVTHSSVLDAAYVGNRVNGYGMTYDANLPNWNFQQTCDEVYANGKNSNCTNQLTNPFQGIAAFNGSPYYTASTYDAYNLNRPHPEFQAVNTSGLNEGHNFYNGLQVDYSQRLWHGLTLNTSYVWSKQIEQWGWLNQALNLRQRSPYYLGLPHVFKVRGTYVLPIGRGRLINFNQNRIADSLLGGWSISPDFTVQNGEPASLPANAYPLPHNKFFKNLDWHKNQVQAWGNCVLSKQDGVISIPGGPTGATASRCGTDLSNYDWVEVPLLENEQAQPSNSSIIRMKPSIESDLAVEKNFKIERVNVIFRAQATNALNHFNILTARFDTNPNDGANFGTIYPGQTSTADSPPRNINLSLKASF; encoded by the coding sequence ATGTCAAAGGGATTCATCAACGTTATCTGGAGTAAATCACTGCAGTTATGTGAGATGACAGCTTTTGTGCTGCTGCTGGTTTTCGGCATATTTGCCGGAACGATGCAGGCGCAGGATTACCGCGCAAAGCTGACCGTGACCGTGGTTGATGGCTCAGGAGCGATAGTGCCGAACGCTGCTCTCGAACTCGAACGAGGCAGTACAAAGACAGTCACACCAGCGAAGACCGATGCTGGCGGAAACTTCACCTTTTTATTCCTGGAGCCGGATACATACACGGTCAAGGCCAGCGCCCCTTCTTTTAGCACGGCAGAAGTGACCAACATTATTCTGCAATCCTATGCGGCGACTAACGTTTCATTGACACTTCGGGTAGCCACGGCATCATCGCAAGTGACGGTGACATCTAGCGGCGCGCTACTCCAGACGGAGACAGCGAGCCGGGCATGGAATATCGATCACCAGTCCATTGAACTGCTGCCGATCCCGAATGGAAACCCAGTGATGCTCGGAGCCGACCTTCCAGGCGTATACATGCGGCCATTGGGCATTTATACCGATCCGTGGACTGTGACTTCGCAATATCTCATTAATGGCGGCCTCATGTACCTGAACGAGTTTCAGATCGACGGCAGCCCCAACGACGCTGAGCTTGGCTCAAACACGTACGCCTACACTCCGCCAGCCTATGCTGTGGGAGAATTTACCGTCAATGCGAACACCTATGACGCTCAGTACGGTCACACCAGCGGTGGCGTTATCAATATGACGACGATGTCCGGGACCAGTAAGATTCACGGGATGGGCTGGATGTCATTACGGCGCACCGGATGGAACGCGAACCTGAGCCAGAACAAGTATCAAAACTCCATCAACAACACCAATGTTAATAAGCGGCCATTCAACTCGCAGACCCAGCTTGGCGGAGAAGTGGACGGCCCACTAGTGATTCCCTGGCTAGTAAGCAGAACTAGTCAGATCAAGCCCTTCTATTTTGTCGCATTTGACCATTACACGGAATTGCTCCCGCGCGGACTCCTGCTCTCTTATCCGACGGCCAAGATGCGGACTGGCGATTTCTCTGAGTTGCTCAATGACCCCACGGGCTTTCAATCCATTACGATTAATGATCCCACGACGACCCATCTTGACCCTGTCTCTGGTCACTATGTGCGCGACCCCTTTCCCGGCAACATCATTCCTCAAAGTCGAATCAACCCGATCGCGGCGGCCGTTGCAAAAGTATTTCCAACGGTTGGCAACAGCCCGGCAGGTCAACGTATCGGCGCGAATGATCTTTCCATTCCCAACAATTACTACAACTGGCACTTCCGCAACTGGCTCGGGCGTTTGGACGTAAATGTCGGCGACAAGTACAAATTTTTCATTCGGCCCGATTATGCGGATTTCACAGAGGTAAGCAATGCGGGCGGTATTGTTGGCCCGGGAGAGAACGGCGGACAGTTTTCCCGCGCCAGCAAGGGTTTTTTGATTGACTTTGTCGACGCCATCAACCCGACGACAGTCCTGAATGTGCGGTACGGATATCAATTTTTCCGCGTTCTCTGGACCAGTCCTGCGAATACTGGATTTGATTTGACCTCATTGGGTCTACCGTCAAGCTTTACGCAGCAATTGCAGCAGCCCGCACTCTTCGGTAACTACGGCTTCCAGGGTTACAGTCCTGCGGGCTGGTTCGCAAACGTTGAAGATACAGGCACCAGGTCTCTTGAAGGAAGTATCACCAAGTCTGCGGGAAAGCACAACATACATCTCGGATGGGATACCCGTCTAACCCATTTCACCTTTATCAATCCGGGCGCTTACACTTTTACCTCGAACAATGACCTTACGAGTGCAGACTGGACTGACACCAGCTCGCAGTCTACTAGTGGCGATGGCTTTGCTACGTTCCTGCTGGGGACGCCGTCCACAGGCAATACAAGCATCAACGCATCGGAATTAATCTCCACTTACTACATCGCACCCTGGGTCCAGGATGATTGGAAGGTAACTAGCAGGCTGACCCTGAATCTTGGCTTCCGCTGGGATGTTTTGACGGCGCCGACGGACCACAATAATGCGCTTAATGTAGGATTCGATCCGAATATTCCTAATGCCATCCAATCGCAAATCTCCCCTGGCGTCATCAGCCAGTTGCCTCAAGCCTCCAACCTCACCGGTGGCCTTCTTTTCGCGGGCGTAAATGGCAACTCACGTTCACCGTTCGCGACGGTCTATCATAACTTCCAACCTCGTTTTGGCATGTCCTGGTCACCCATCAATCGGTTAGTACTTCGCGGAGGTTATGGCCTCTTTTATACAAATTTCGAGACGAATGGGATGATTCAGCAATTAGGATTTTCAACCAATACAAATCTGACAACATCCAACGATGGGGGTAAAACAACAATCCCCAACGTCCTTGACAACCCTTACCCAAATGGCCTGCAACAACCGCACGGTTCGGCACTCGGTACGCTGACTGGCATCGGGCAGACGATTACTACCTACAATCGAAATTACAAGATCCCGAGTGCCAATGAATTCTCGTTTGGGCTCCAGTTTCAGGTCACCCACAGCAGCGTTCTTGACGCAGCCTATGTTGGAAACCGGGTCAACGGCTACGGTATGACCTACGACGCAAATCTTCCCAATTGGAATTTTCAACAAACGTGCGATGAGGTCTATGCAAATGGCAAGAACAGTAATTGCACGAATCAACTGACCAATCCATTCCAGGGCATAGCTGCATTCAATGGATCGCCATATTACACAGCTTCAACCTACGACGCATATAACCTGAACCGTCCTCATCCTGAATTTCAGGCTGTAAACACGAGTGGTCTGAATGAGGGCCATAACTTCTACAATGGACTGCAAGTGGATTACAGCCAGCGACTCTGGCATGGCCTGACACTGAATACAAGCTATGTCTGGTCCAAGCAGATTGAGCAATGGGGATGGCTCAATCAGGCGCTCAACCTTCGCCAAAGAAGCCCTTACTATCTAGGACTGCCGCATGTCTTTAAAGTTCGTGGAACCTATGTACTCCCCATCGGACGCGGCAGACTTATCAATTTCAACCAAAATCGTATTGCCGATTCTCTCTTAGGAGGATGGAGCATATCTCCGGACTTTACTGTGCAAAACGGGGAGCCGGCATCGCTTCCGGCCAATGCATATCCGTTGCCTCATAATAAGTTTTTCAAGAATCTTGATTGGCACAAAAATCAGGTGCAGGCGTGGGGTAACTGCGTTCTCAGTAAACAGGACGGTGTTATCTCTATACCTGGCGGCCCTACCGGAGCTACGGCTAGCCGGTGCGGTACCGATCTCTCCAATTACGACTGGGTTGAAGTTCCCTTGCTCGAGAATGAACAGGCGCAGCCCTCTAATTCGAGCATCATTCGTATGAAACCATCGATTGAATCCGATCTTGCTGTCGAAAAGAATTTCAAAATTGAACGTGTGAACGTAATCTTCCGTGCCCAGGCAACGAACGCTCTCAACCATTTCAATATTTTGACCGCCCGCTTTGATACCAATCCAAACGACGGCGCTAACTTCGGCACCATCTATCCTGGGCAGACGTCAACAGCCGACAGCCCTCCTCGCAATATCAACCTTAGTTTGAAAGCCTCGTTCTAA
- a CDS encoding response regulator transcription factor, giving the protein MNDLPHIRVFVVEDHPVVRLGLRTMLESEPGISVVGLASSGHEAIENIHPCKPDVVLMDLRMPGMDGIQTITALRSVDSTIKVVVLTNYHSDEEVLHAVQAGAMGYLLKSSSVEEVLSAIRTVHSGELQIPSNIAMQLAKCVSRPQISVREQEVLKLVACGLTNREIGYLLHISDKTVRNHVISCLDKLSVKDRTEATAVAIHRGLIKLDKS; this is encoded by the coding sequence ATGAATGACTTGCCTCATATCCGAGTTTTTGTAGTGGAGGATCATCCGGTAGTACGCCTGGGCCTGCGTACTATGCTGGAGAGCGAACCGGGCATCTCTGTCGTTGGACTGGCATCGTCAGGACACGAAGCGATCGAGAACATACACCCATGCAAACCCGATGTCGTACTCATGGATCTTCGAATGCCCGGAATGGATGGTATTCAGACCATAACTGCCTTGCGGTCGGTTGACTCAACGATCAAGGTAGTTGTATTGACAAACTATCATTCTGATGAAGAGGTCTTGCACGCTGTTCAGGCAGGAGCAATGGGCTATCTTCTCAAGAGCTCTTCTGTGGAGGAGGTCTTGAGTGCAATCCGAACGGTTCACTCAGGTGAACTGCAAATTCCTTCTAATATCGCTATGCAACTCGCAAAGTGCGTGAGCCGGCCCCAGATTAGCGTCCGCGAACAAGAGGTGCTCAAATTGGTTGCATGTGGGCTGACCAACCGCGAGATCGGCTACCTGCTTCATATCAGCGACAAAACCGTTCGAAACCATGTCATTAGTTGCCTGGATAAGCTTTCCGTGAAAGACCGGACGGAAGCAACTGCTGTGGCGATTCATCGGGGACTTATCAAACTTGATAAATCTTGA